One window of the Schistosoma mansoni, WGS project CABG00000000 data, supercontig 0191, strain Puerto Rico, whole genome shotgun sequence genome contains the following:
- a CDS encoding rassf, putative has product MNSPSLRQTNINVSVRGGSRVRIQRSQSPQGKINLSYFRHGSVSPPRKIESNCKDNTASQTSCVRRRHSLVIQRKSPSPITNSYNRISMYHQKKTTPTNGLETDINMTRTNNLQIINSQYEKSIHHTALTPHANGISIVIGATNSASNETPDRKLLRDDSSNLNSVSPLGRIGEPGLYDLGIPVDSSSVSLSTSQTDNSSLNFSALPCLSITTKPIVRCPVSNSHSISISVNGNAALLLNGNNDSSYSFYPKSTSGQTTITSLRNKNVTLNDRPPLPYSDISCVKKSIAVVRISATNSARVLSNLPPRNPINVISVRNSPEPLHSYSSHENLLSNGARRFSLIDQNPERANLRYRSVLTNVLSPNSSQRFFHSSCDHYVEAMPNAQSMGIEDIKTNCAPQARLAKPTMVSSTTDFNTQGRNDDLRTLLNSRNPRNNDSPVRRNIPPTGNKISGSNTSDQLKNIRSSFSGTNNQNYFRIQIPSTRAISRPKGFAMTDSLKLYEEQIFSHCQPSQRPQSWCLDFDQPRDENNPVDDSHSSSPASTVSSSFSSSSSSDTSQLLSQNHTDLRRIRNIPYYSKSC; this is encoded by the coding sequence ATGAACAGCCCTAGTTTAAGGCAGACGAATATAAATGTCAGTGTACGTGGTGGGTCACGAGTTCGAATCCAAAGGTCTCAGTCACCACAAGGAAAGATTAATTTGTCATATTTTCGACACGGGTCTGTGTCTCCGCCACGAAAGATTGAATCCAATTGCAAGGACAATACAGCATCACAAACAAGCTGTGTGCGACGTCGACACAGCCTAGTGATACAAAGAAAATCTCCAAGTCCCATTACAAATTCATACAACAGGattagtatgtatcatcaaaaaAAAACCACCCCTACAAATGGACTCGAAACAGACATAAATATGACGCGTACAAATAATTTACAGATAATAAACAGCCAATACGAAAAATCAATTCACCATACAGCTCTCACCCCACATGCTAATGGTATTTCAATAGTGATTGGCGCAACTAACTCAGCTTCCAATGAAACACCAGACAGAAAGCTGTTGAGAGATGACTCATCTAATTTAAATTCAGTCTCGCCATTAGGCCGTATTGGAGAACCAGGATTATACGACCTTGGCATACCGGTCGATAGCAGTTCAGTTTCTCTCTCTACTAGTCAGACTGACAATTCTAGCCTTAATTTTTCTGCCCTACCATGTTTGTCTATAACTACAAAGCCTATTGTACGTTGTCCTGTCTCAAATTCACATTCAATTTCCATTTCCGTTAACGGTAATGCTGCTTTATTATTGAACGGGAATAATGACAGTTCTTATTCATTTTATCCTAAATCAACTAGTGGACAGACTACAATAACAAGTTTACGAAATAAAAATGTTACTTTAAACGACCGACCACCACTACCTTATTCAGACATCAGTTGTGTTAAAAAAAGTATTGCTGTAGTGCGCATTTCCGCTACAAATTCAGCAAGAGTATTAAGCAACTTACCTCCTAGGAATCCCATCAACGTTATCAGTGTTAGAAATTCTCCAGAGCCATTACATTCCTATAGTTCACATGAAAATTTACTGTCTAATGGGGCTAGACGTTTCAGCTTGATTGATCAAAATCCTGAACGTGCTAATCTTCGATATCGAAGTGTTTTAACGAACGTCTTATCCCCTAATTCGTCCCAGAGGTTTTTCCATTCCTCTTGTGATCATTACGTCGAAGCAATGCCCAATGCTCAGTCTATGGGGATCGAAGATATAAAAACTAATTGTGCCCCACAGGCTCGATTAGCAAAGCCTACCATGGTTAGTAGCACTACTGACTTCAATACCCAAGGACGGAATGATGATTTAAGGACTCTGCTGAACTCTCGAAACCCAAGAAATAATGACTCACCTGTACGTCGGAATATTCCACCTACTGGGAATAAAATTTCAGGATCTAATACTTCAGATCAACTGAAAAATATCCGTTCTAGTTTTTCTGGAACTAATAACCAAAATTATTTCCGGATACAAATACCTAGCACACGTGCAATATCTCGACCAAAAGGATTTGCAATGACGGATAGTTTAAAATTGTATGAAGAACAAATTTTCAGTCATTGTCAACCTTCTCAGCGTCCTCAGTCATGGTGTCTAGATTTCGACCAACCACGAGATGAAAATAACCCGGTGGATGATTCACATTCTAGTTCTCCAGCGTCTACTGTGTCTTCATCtttttcttcttcctcttcatcAGATACTTCCCAATTACTATCTCAGAACCACACGGATCTTAGAAGGATAAGGAATATCCCTTATTATAGTAAGTCTTGTTAA